DNA from Phocoena phocoena chromosome 1, mPhoPho1.1, whole genome shotgun sequence:
CCGTATGAGTCATATCTTGATGTGGATGGCGGCTCATCAAGACTGGTCAGTTGGTCTGGGACTGAGAATAATGAAAGGTAGTCTAGACTGGAAATCATAATTCAAGGGTTGAAAATCTGAGCTGGCAGGGGTTACAACAGAGGCCGAAGAGTTTCTTGTATTCAGAGACAAGCCACAAAGATAGGACCAAAGCCAGGGGCAATAGTAGTTAGCTTCAAGTCTGCAAACCAGAGTCATTTGATGTTGAGAGAAAGCAGAGGGTTAGAATAACTTACTACAGGAAGTATCAGAGACTCAAatcttataatttaatttttcagacTGAAAATCCCATATTCATAAATAGTGTTTTAAAAACGGTATTCTATTGATTCCTAGGATTCTGCGAAGGTACCCCAGCTAGGAGTGGGGGTGTGGGATTCTATTTTTCTATCAGCAATAGAGTATATTTTACAGGgcagtttcaaaatggatttgatgttctttgaaattcttaaattttagaaGTTGTTGAAATTATGAAACCTTTATTGCAGATGAAAAATCTTTATAACTTTAttagaaattctttattttgatggctttcttaaaatgtcatttcaatGTAATATAAATGGACAAAGTCCAAATCATTTAACTTGGAGAATCTCCTTCCTATCCAGCAACCAAGCATGATGTAGTGGAAATTACCAGCTTAAAAGGGAGACCAGAATTCTAATTCCAGCATTGTCAGTAATTTTGTGACTGTAGGTAAGCTTGGGCCTATAAAATGAGAGAGTTGTTCTTAAGTGAATTTCTAAGACTCTTTTTTGACAAGTTTTACTTACCTCTGTCATAGTCtagtccatttcttctttttaaaaaaaaaattgttttatttcattttcagctttactgagttataattgacatacaaaattGAAAATTCAGTCCATTTCTTAAACGTTGCAATGCTTTTCTATAGTCACATACTAGTAGAGACAGAATAATATtgtagtagctaacatttatttaatgagCTTTTGTATGTGTGTCTCATGCTGTACTGGGACAGCAGTTACAAGTCTCTTTTAATTCTTACAGTAGTCCTGGTACTTTACACATAGAGAAACTGAGTCTAATAGAGGTTAAGTAAATAACTTGGTCAAGGTCTTATGACTGATAAGTAGCAGAGCAGGGACAGCCTTTTTGACTCTGAACTATGAAACTTTTCTGCATCGAAAGTTAGCCTGCTAGGTATAAAACCTTAAAAGAGGTGAATTTCTAAACCAGAGGTGAAACAGCCATTTTTATGATCTTTAATAACAGAAGGGtcatgtaacttttatatgcactataAAGCCTGGTCAGCAAAGTTATTTTTCTAGTGTATAAAAGATTCTCTGAGTTTGACCtacaaactgaaattttttgtatatatacagacttgtttaaaaggaaatattggttaaaaaaataactttttataaagcaaaaaattGCCTGTAGTCACAGTGGTGTAGATATATAGGGCTGAAAGAAAGTTTTCATACTGTGCTAAAGAAATGCagtttttaattagttaattaatttttggctgcattgggtctttgtcgctgcgcacgggctatctctagttgcagtgagcgggggctactcttcgttgcggtgcacgggcttctaattgcagtggcttctcttgttgcggagcatgggctctaggtgtgcaggcttcagtagttgtggcacacgggctcagtagttgtggctctcaggctctagagcacaggctcagtagttgtggtgcatgggcttagttgctccgcagcatgtgggatcttcccagaccagagctcgaacccatgtcccctgcattggcaggcggattcttaaccactgcaccaccagggaagtcctgaaatgcAGTCAGTTTTGTACTTCACTTCCTCTTTGAAAGCTAGAAGAATTGACAGTCTCTTCTCACTTGATGACTGCACTTGTGAAAGCTTTACTGTATTCTGTATAATCGGCTTAATTCTTTTATAGGTGGACACCTATGTAATTAAGCTGAGGCTAGAGGCAGAGTCTGTCAATATTGGGTGGTAGGGAGGAGGATTGGGGAAAGCTTTAGGTCAACAAGCTGCTAGACGAGGTAGGATTTGGACCAAGGGGCCTGCAGGGGATACTAGAGGGGATAGCAAGAACAAAGCCAGTAAGATGGACAAGCATGAAACATAGGAAACAGCTAATTGGACTGCAGTAATAAACATAGCTCTTCGAATGCAGTGTTAATAGttataatagctaccatttattgagttcctgcCATTCCAAGGTTCACCATCTTTCTCATTTAAGTCTTATAGCAGCCATATAAGGTAGGGTAACCCAGATAGGTTAAATCACTTCAACACGGTCACTCTGTTAAGTGGCAGAGAAGTGACTTTAACCCAAGGTTATCTGGATTCAAGAACCATACTTAATAATAAATCTTCTTTGCATGTAAtatgaactaaataaatatttggatgAAGAATATAGTTCTGATAAGCACTCACATGCTTGGTTATTATTTCCTAAGTCATGAGCTAGAAGTATGAAAGTAACCATTAATGATTTTATGTGGAAATTCATAAAACATGAAACTTTGAACTACTGACATTTTACCAGAGAATGTAATCTTAATTATTTGATAAAGAATTTACTGTGTTTTGAGATCTTTAATTACAGATTTGTTCTGAATCTCAgagaatagaaatatttaaagtctTAAGTTGAACTGCCTTTGATAAGAAACTCAATAATAACTACTGTCAGAAAAGGGTTTTATAAGAATAAGGCTAATTTAAAGGTACATAATGGTATCTTTAAGAGACATTGTAGTGAAGTGCCTTTTTCCTTGAATTAGATATTTCAGTATTTGAGCCTACTTTATATGTATCTGAGACTTTCCCCtaaaatttctctttgaaaagGATATTTATACTTGAGCTTATGAAGTCTCTAATTATGGGtgcattcttaattattttattttgaacccCAGAAGCCATTGGCTCAAAACAGCTTCAACTGATGCTAGTTCTGAATGCTTATGGAGGttatttcacagaattttttttttaaagcttaacaCAAATTTAGCAATTATTCCTGGAGGCATAATCTCATACTTGCAAATGTTGGCTGTCATTGTAAATGAGTGCTTAAATTGTAGAAATCATGAGTGATCCTACAGGAtgaatgaaaataacattttgtaaTGTAATGTGAATAGGTAGTTGTGATTTAACGTAAATTTTCCCATGAAAACATCATACATGGATTGAAAGTGTTATGGCTCAGTTTATACAGTAGAGATGTTGTCTGAAACACCATATTAGGTGGCTCAAAAATGGCTTTAGCCACAATGAAATCATTAGGTCAGAGATGCACTGTTTTCCTCGTATTCATTGAGGTCTCTTCCCAAATGTCTCATCAGAGAGATTTTTTCTGAGTATCTTACCTAAAGTAGCATTCTCCATCAATCTAGgaactttattttgtttactctGCACTCCCCATCACCTAGCACATAATAGATACTCAAGTATCTGTTGAAAGACTGTATAGAGTGTGAATAAAATTATCTCATAAATGTgagtaggaaaaaaaagcaatacagttgacccttgaacaacacaggtttggactgcacgggtccacttatatacagattttttttttcaacaaatacatacTGCAGTACTGCAtggtccatggttggttgaatccttggaTATGTATTCCATTTGGAAGGAAGGTGGCCTTATTTGGCTCACTGGATTATCATATCTAAATATGTATCCAAAAGCCTAAAAGAAATTTTACAGAAGTTTATTGCAATAATGTCCAGTctttccaaataaataataaattaattttaagattgttgtctgtaaggaaagaaagaataagtttGCAAATAAGAGGAATCTACAATGGCCAATTCAAATGTAAATAATGATATACTGAGACCACAGAACTCCATTGTGGCctacagaatattgaatacagTCCATTTGGTTAATTAATTAGTTACattgatttatctttttgtgtATCAGGAATGAATATGTCTGTGTTATATGGTTTTCCTGTAGAAATACTTGAAGTAACATTCCAttccagtttttctgtaaagCTGTGTTTCAGTATCCTTTAAACATAGGTCAGATATGCTAAAGTTAAGGCAGGGTAAAAGAGAATCTCATGCTACTGCATACTTGTCCAGTCTCCTTCTCCCCaaggccccctcccccagccaaaaaaggaagaaacaaaaggaaaacactaccccaaaaaacaaatttttaaaaaataattcttttctccatttaaaaaaatttaggaacAAGTTCCAGTTCCGGTCTATCATCCAACACCTAGCCAGACTCGCCTAGCAACTCAGCTGACTGAAGAGGAACAAATTAGGATAGCTCAAAGAATAGGCCTTATACAGCATCTGCCTAAAGGAGTTTATGACCCTGGAAGAGATGGATCAGAAAAAAAGATCCGGGAGTAAGttttaatttatacatatttcaaaGATCTATCTTCAtagatctgatttttaaaaatactctcctGCATTTTGGAAGTCAGATGTTTAATCATTTCTTAAAAGGAAATGTTTAGATGTAGCAATTAAGaagaattttcatataaaaatagcTAAGAAATAAACGATGGTGTGAATTCTGACCATTTTATATGTTGCCTCTGTCCATTTGGATGACAGTTAATGTCAGTTAAAAATGATTTACCTGTGTAATAACTGTGAACTAGTACCAGCATTGCTGGTGGCCTAATCAGTTGGGAAAGCCATTTGGCAGGATGTCAAGGACCTTTAGATCTAAATCCTTTGAAACAGTTAATTCTAGAGATCTATCCTAAAATATGTGCCTCACTTCAATCCCTAGAGTTTTATGCATAAAGATAGTCACCATAGTTTTATTTAGTGAAAAATAACAGTAGAGGAATACTTTGGTAGgttatgtagccattaaaatggTTTGCTAAGGGTTTTAGTGATATGAGGAAAATCTTATCCATTTCTTAACTTGTAGAATAATTGTACTAAGCCTGATGAGTTAAATATAAGGGAGATTTTGTCCTCAGAGCTCATTATTGTCTGAGAATCCCTAATGAGGACAGCCATTCTCCTTTTAGGTTGAGAATGGTCGTTACCAACACAGACATAAAGtaatttactatgttgtgtttgGCTGTTTGAGCTGTAGCACCATTTAGGGCTAGTACTTAAGATTGTAACCTATCTAGAATATTGACTGCCGAATTGGGTTGCTTCTTGAACCTGTAGATGAGTGCAGTGAGCTTGAAACTGGGGTTATTGAAGAGAACTTTAGCCTGTAGCAGCCCAGTAAGTAGGCTGAAATTAGTGGTTCTGTATTTACATACACTTATTATAGTGAAAACTATATGGGATTACACTAAAAAAGCAgttcaaataaaattaatctaaCATGGTTTCCTACGTACTAAAGCTTCACATTCTTCTTAAGGTTTCTTCTGTAATAGCTGTTTTACAAGTAAAATTCTAGCAGTGGACTTGATCCCTGTGATACCTTTCTCTTTGCCCTGTTGATTGCTCTCAAACTCTTCAAATTCCCAGGTGACTGAAATAAGAGATTGTGGCTGTATaacacttattaagaaaaaattcaatCTGGATGCTTAGGTGGTAGGATGACAGGCAAGCCATTTTCATCTGTTCATATTAACACTGTCTTTGTAATGGggattttaaagaatattctagCTGGATCACTTCTCTAAAAATGCTTTCTTatttctctccctcaccctcaaCAGGTGTGTGATCTGTATGATGGACTTTGTTTATGGGGACCCAATTCGATTTCTGCCGTGCATGCACATCTATCACCTGGACTGTATAGATGACTGGTTGATGAGATCCTTCACGTGCCCCTCCTGCATGGAGCCAGTTGATGCAGCACTGCTTTCATCCTACGAGACTAATTGAGCCAGGGTCTCTCATCTGACTTCAAGTGAACCATCATTTTTGGTGGTTTTGATCTTTTGTCACTGAGCCCAAAGAGCCAGGGATTAGGAATTAAGATCATGCACAAAAGTTTCCTAAAAATTCCTGCATGGCTGCAGGAATTCCTGAATGGCTGCagatgttggggaaaaaaagtatgtGATATTTTAGAAACTTAGGGGGAAAAGTAGGAAGGTATTTTTATGTAAAGCCTTGACCCAGTGttcaaaaatataattgtatttagATCTTGTTATTGCTCCAGTACATAGGAATTGTGTAAAGTGTTATACAGCAGCTGTATATGTTTAAATTGT
Protein-coding regions in this window:
- the RNF11 gene encoding RING finger protein 11 — protein: MGNCLKSPTSDDISLLHESQSDRASFGEGTEPDQEPPPPYQEQVPVPVYHPTPSQTRLATQLTEEEQIRIAQRIGLIQHLPKGVYDPGRDGSEKKIRECVICMMDFVYGDPIRFLPCMHIYHLDCIDDWLMRSFTCPSCMEPVDAALLSSYETN